A portion of the Simkania negevensis Z genome contains these proteins:
- a CDS encoding mAFB alternative: MALQAAPTAPTLSTLHKLTAQEIAWGHAFEKHILYQGEFPGWIRTRSHLAQHIESILNKPSAIKALKNNRIAYWHYETGTIVIRNPSALDGGTVFQPRRGYEYFLNSIK; this comes from the coding sequence TTGGCTTTACAGGCAGCACCTACGGCTCCCACATTGTCAACTCTGCATAAACTAACAGCCCAGGAAATTGCATGGGGACATGCGTTTGAAAAACATATTCTTTATCAAGGAGAGTTTCCTGGGTGGATCCGAACAAGAAGTCACCTTGCCCAACACATTGAAAGCATTTTAAACAAACCTTCTGCTATAAAAGCACTAAAAAATAATCGAATAGCTTACTGGCATTATGAAACAGGAACTATAGTCATTCGAAACCCATCAGCTTTAGATGGAGGAACAGTTTTTCAACCTCGCAGGGGATATGAGTACTTTTTAAATAGTATAAAATAA
- a CDS encoding DUF7660 family protein produces MKKIRTKQDFISFLKDLRKDYIENCSTWENKDIESFLEAMAAWLEDMDGFYANQGLPVPEKPDWRVFADIFMGAKLYE; encoded by the coding sequence ATGAAAAAAATACGCACAAAACAGGATTTTATTTCTTTTCTAAAAGACCTTCGAAAAGACTACATAGAGAACTGTTCTACCTGGGAAAATAAAGATATTGAATCATTTTTGGAAGCTATGGCAGCGTGGCTCGAAGATATGGACGGCTTTTATGCAAATCAAGGTCTACCAGTTCCTGAAAAGCCTGATTGGAGGGTTTTCGCTGATATATTTATGGGTGCTAAGCTTTATGAATGA